A window of Streptomyces sp. SAI-127 contains these coding sequences:
- a CDS encoding alpha/beta hydrolase, with the protein MVHGIRTQDGRRLTVEEYGDPDGTPVVLLHDTPGCRFGVVPRDVVAAHPHIRFIAYDRPGYGDSDRLPGRRVADAARDVAELAGALGLGRFSVLGHSGGAPHALACAALLPSRVRRAAALASPAPPDARDLSWFDGMAESHVEEFTRALTDPLAFAGRLAARAADIRRDPAQLLVSLRDGLTDSDRRIVSDRAVGEMLLRTYREAVRGSSYGWLDDDLALLSDWGFDPAAVIRPVLLWHGAQDRFSPVGHFTWLADRIPRARPVLQQDTGRFGALEALPAVLDWLCAPPKKTTSKRTTS; encoded by the coding sequence GTGGTCCACGGCATCAGGACACAGGACGGCCGCCGGCTGACGGTCGAGGAATACGGCGACCCGGACGGCACACCGGTGGTACTGCTGCACGACACCCCGGGCTGCCGCTTCGGCGTCGTACCCCGGGACGTCGTCGCCGCGCACCCGCACATCCGGTTCATCGCCTACGACCGCCCCGGCTACGGCGACTCGGACCGGCTGCCCGGACGCCGCGTGGCCGACGCCGCCCGGGACGTGGCGGAGCTGGCCGGCGCCCTCGGTCTCGGCCGCTTCTCGGTGCTCGGCCACTCCGGCGGCGCCCCGCACGCCCTGGCCTGCGCCGCGCTGCTGCCCTCCCGGGTACGGCGGGCGGCGGCGCTGGCGTCACCCGCACCGCCGGACGCACGGGATCTGAGCTGGTTCGACGGCATGGCCGAGTCCCACGTCGAGGAGTTCACCCGGGCGCTCACCGACCCGCTCGCCTTCGCCGGCCGCCTCGCCGCCCGCGCCGCCGACATCCGCCGCGACCCGGCGCAGCTGCTCGTCTCCCTGCGCGACGGGCTCACGGACTCCGACCGGCGGATCGTCTCCGACCGGGCGGTCGGCGAGATGCTGCTGCGCACCTACCGGGAGGCGGTGCGCGGTTCGTCGTACGGCTGGCTCGACGACGACCTCGCCCTGCTCAGCGACTGGGGTTTCGACCCGGCGGCCGTCATCCGGCCCGTGCTGCTGTGGCACGGCGCCCAGGACAGGTTCTCCCCGGTCGGCCACTTCACGTGGCTGGCGGACCGCATCCCCCGCGCCCGTCCCGTCCTCCAGCAGGACACCGGCCGTTTCGGAGCGCTGGAGGCCCTGCCTGCCGTACTGGACTGGCTCTGCGCACCACCAAAGAAGACCACGTCGAAACGGACCACGTCGTGA
- a CDS encoding phage tail domain-containing protein produces MTERQLQQPVFEVDGWAGNTVDDDGVEWWVTSEQGWAATPPVRLTLTDRPERHGAFDAPSYRGPRVVTLEGMAIAPERAVREAAKDRLAAVLADGSTLLPLVVTEPHRVRRALVRLTAETKIVDRKSGAFEFSLTMTAPDPLRYSHGLNVSTCPLPSSSGGVAFPLTFPLDFGSGSSGGRLLLENKGTVPTWPVWRIAGPCVQPVISNTETGEELAFELTLQDGEFLVVDTDARSVLLQGTASRRATLLPGSDWFPLRPGATPVLFRARDYAPAARLTAEWRDAWL; encoded by the coding sequence ATGACCGAACGGCAGCTCCAGCAGCCGGTGTTCGAGGTGGACGGCTGGGCCGGGAACACCGTCGACGACGACGGCGTCGAGTGGTGGGTCACCAGCGAGCAGGGCTGGGCCGCCACCCCGCCCGTCCGGCTCACCCTGACCGACCGCCCCGAGCGGCACGGCGCGTTCGACGCCCCCTCCTACCGGGGCCCTCGCGTGGTCACCCTGGAGGGCATGGCCATCGCGCCCGAACGCGCCGTACGGGAAGCGGCCAAGGACCGGCTGGCCGCCGTACTCGCCGACGGCAGCACGCTGTTGCCGCTCGTCGTCACCGAACCGCACCGCGTCCGGCGGGCGTTGGTCCGCCTCACCGCCGAGACGAAGATCGTCGACCGCAAGTCCGGAGCCTTCGAGTTCTCCCTGACCATGACCGCGCCGGACCCGTTGCGGTACTCCCACGGCCTGAATGTCAGCACCTGCCCACTGCCCTCCTCCAGCGGCGGTGTCGCCTTCCCCCTCACCTTTCCCCTGGACTTCGGCAGCGGCTCCTCCGGCGGCCGGCTGCTCCTCGAGAACAAGGGCACCGTCCCGACCTGGCCCGTCTGGCGGATCGCCGGGCCCTGCGTGCAGCCGGTGATCAGCAACACCGAGACCGGAGAGGAACTCGCCTTCGAACTCACCCTCCAGGACGGCGAGTTCCTGGTCGTCGACACCGACGCGCGCTCGGTCCTGCTCCAGGGCACGGCCTCCCGGCGGGCGACGCTGCTGCCCGGTTCGGACTGGTTCCCGCTGCGGCCGGGCGCGACGCCCGTGCTCTTCCGCGCCCGCGACTACGCCCCGGCCGCCCGGCTGACCGCCGAGTGGCGCGACGCCTGGCTCTGA
- a CDS encoding slipin family protein, producing MVEELVAAGVTLVSAGAVYVMAAARVVKQYERGVVFRLGKLRSEVRGPGFTMIVPGVDKLRKVNMQIVTMPVPGQEGITRDNVTVRVDAVVYFKVTSPAEAVVRVEDYRFAVAQMAQTSLRSIIGKSELDDLLSNREKLNQGLELMIDSPAVEWGVTIDRVEIKDVSLPETMKRSMARQAEADRERRARVINADAELQASKKLAEAAKEMSEQPAALQLRLLQTVVAVAAEKNSTLVLPFPVELLRFLERAQQGGAAPAPQQPVRQPVEQSLQEQRASLESRPDPGPAGANSGQD from the coding sequence ATGGTCGAGGAGCTGGTGGCAGCGGGCGTGACGCTCGTGTCCGCCGGAGCGGTGTACGTGATGGCGGCCGCGCGGGTCGTCAAGCAGTACGAACGGGGCGTGGTCTTCCGCCTCGGAAAGCTCAGGTCGGAAGTGCGCGGGCCGGGGTTCACGATGATCGTTCCGGGCGTGGACAAGCTCCGGAAGGTCAACATGCAGATCGTGACCATGCCGGTGCCCGGTCAGGAGGGCATCACCCGGGACAACGTCACGGTGCGGGTGGACGCCGTCGTCTACTTCAAGGTGACCTCGCCGGCCGAGGCGGTCGTCCGGGTCGAGGACTACCGGTTCGCGGTCGCGCAGATGGCGCAGACCTCGCTGCGGTCGATCATCGGCAAGAGCGAGCTGGACGATCTGCTGTCCAACCGCGAAAAGCTCAACCAGGGGTTGGAGTTGATGATCGACAGCCCGGCGGTGGAGTGGGGGGTCACGATCGACCGGGTCGAGATCAAGGACGTCTCGCTGCCCGAGACCATGAAGCGGTCCATGGCCCGGCAGGCCGAGGCGGACCGGGAGCGGCGGGCCCGGGTCATCAACGCGGACGCGGAGCTCCAGGCGTCGAAGAAGCTGGCCGAGGCGGCCAAGGAGATGTCCGAGCAGCCTGCCGCGCTGCAACTGCGGTTGCTGCAGACGGTGGTGGCGGTGGCGGCGGAGAAGAACTCGACGCTGGTGCTGCCGTTCCCCGTCGAGCTGCTGCGGTTTCTGGAGAGGGCGCAGCAGGGGGGCGCTGCGCCGGCTCCGCAGCAACCGGTGCGGCAGCCAGTGGAGCAATCGCTGCAGGAGCAACGTGCGTCTCTTGAATCCCGGCCGGATCCGGGCCCCGCAGGGGCGAATTCAGGACAGGACTAG
- a CDS encoding S1 family peptidase gives MKHRRIPRRRIVVAGAGITALVAAGVTLQTANASESPASPEVKTLSALAAGKLASTLGADLGADAAGTFYDAKTKSLVVNVLDEDAARTVSAAGASARIVSNSLAELKSARTTLSSDATIPGTSWVTDPTTNKVVVTADRTVSAAEWTKLTKVVDGLGSVAELQRTKGEFKPFIAGGDAISGSGGRCSLGFNVVKGGEPFFLTAGHCTEAISTWSDSSGKEIGTNSLSSFPDNDYGLVKYTAEVDHPSEVDLYNGSSQAITGAAAATVGQSVTRSGSTTQVHSGKVTGLDATVNYGNGDIVNGLIQTDVCAEPGDSGGSLFSGSSAIGLTSGGSGDCTSGGETFFQPVTEALSATGASIG, from the coding sequence TTGAAGCATCGACGCATACCCAGGCGCCGGATCGTCGTGGCAGGTGCGGGCATCACCGCGCTGGTCGCCGCGGGAGTCACCTTGCAGACTGCGAACGCCAGCGAGTCGCCGGCCTCGCCCGAAGTCAAGACCCTCTCGGCCCTCGCGGCCGGAAAGCTCGCCTCGACGCTCGGGGCGGATCTCGGCGCGGACGCGGCCGGGACGTTCTACGACGCGAAGACCAAGAGTCTCGTGGTGAACGTGCTCGACGAGGACGCGGCACGGACCGTGTCGGCGGCCGGCGCCTCGGCGAGAATCGTCTCGAACTCCCTCGCCGAGCTGAAGAGCGCGCGTACGACGCTGTCGAGCGACGCGACCATCCCCGGAACGTCCTGGGTGACGGATCCCACGACCAACAAGGTCGTCGTCACCGCCGACCGCACGGTCTCCGCCGCCGAGTGGACCAAGCTCACGAAGGTGGTCGACGGGCTGGGATCGGTGGCCGAACTCCAGCGCACGAAGGGGGAGTTCAAGCCCTTCATCGCGGGTGGTGACGCGATCAGCGGTTCCGGCGGGCGGTGCTCGCTGGGGTTCAACGTGGTCAAGGGCGGAGAGCCGTTCTTCCTCACCGCCGGGCACTGCACCGAGGCGATCTCGACGTGGTCGGACTCGAGCGGAAAAGAGATCGGCACCAACTCGCTGTCCAGCTTCCCGGACAACGACTACGGGCTGGTGAAGTACACGGCGGAGGTCGATCACCCCAGCGAGGTGGACCTCTACAACGGGTCCTCGCAGGCGATCACGGGTGCGGCGGCCGCGACGGTCGGTCAGTCGGTGACGCGCAGCGGGTCCACGACCCAGGTGCACTCCGGCAAGGTCACCGGGCTGGACGCGACGGTGAACTACGGCAACGGCGACATCGTGAACGGGCTGATCCAGACCGACGTGTGCGCGGAGCCGGGGGACAGCGGAGGGTCGCTGTTCTCGGGGAGCAGCGCGATCGGGCTGACGTCCGGTGGCAGTGGTGACTGCACCTCCGGCGGGGAGACGTTCTTCCAGCCGGTGACGGAGGCGCTGTCGGCGACCGGGGCGTCGATCGGCTGA
- a CDS encoding phage tail protein: MAGTNAKEIRVAGSGRVLIAPLATAPPADTSAAWGAAWKDLGYTTTDGVKISKKDKLDPVDTWQSVSSARFVYSDRDLSFKFQLLQLNEDTLPFFFGGGQVKETATGSGLYKYELAAEPKFDERMLGLEFTDGDEVKYRMIVARGQVTETEELALVRTAPVKLGVTFTALATVDGAPLATFLMKDPSFSAA; encoded by the coding sequence ATGGCCGGAACGAACGCCAAGGAGATCCGGGTCGCGGGCAGTGGCCGTGTTCTCATCGCCCCGCTCGCCACCGCACCTCCCGCCGACACCAGTGCGGCCTGGGGCGCCGCCTGGAAGGACCTCGGCTACACCACCACCGACGGGGTCAAGATCTCCAAGAAGGACAAGCTGGACCCCGTGGACACCTGGCAGAGCGTCAGCTCGGCGCGGTTCGTCTACTCCGACCGCGATCTCAGCTTCAAGTTCCAGCTCCTCCAGCTGAACGAGGACACCCTGCCGTTCTTCTTCGGCGGCGGGCAGGTGAAGGAGACGGCGACCGGGTCCGGCCTCTACAAGTACGAGCTGGCGGCCGAGCCGAAGTTCGACGAGCGGATGCTCGGGCTGGAGTTCACCGACGGCGACGAGGTCAAGTACCGCATGATCGTCGCCCGCGGCCAGGTGACCGAGACGGAGGAACTCGCCCTCGTCCGTACCGCCCCCGTGAAGCTCGGCGTCACCTTCACCGCGCTGGCCACGGTGGACGGTGCCCCGCTGGCGACCTTCCTGATGAAGGACCCGAGCTTCAGCGCGGCCTGA